In Sulfitobacter albidus, the following proteins share a genomic window:
- a CDS encoding ABC transporter substrate-binding protein codes for MKKTSTILAVAALMSSAAVVNAETLRWARAGDALTLDPHSQNEGPSHTMRHQMYEPLIIRDTDGNFVPTLATDWAPSADNPNVWVFNLRQGVKFHDGADFTAEDVVFSFERAKQPNSDMKELIGSIVEVRAVDDFTVEIETSGPNPILPSNLTNLFMMDKDWTEANNTVNVQDFEGGEITFATTNVNGTGAYTLVSREPDVKTVMARNENYWGIDEFPMEVSEIVYTPIQNAATRVAALLSGEVNFLQDMPVQDLARVDGSDGLMVKQAPQNRVIFFGMNLGADDIEADNIDGKNPLADVRVRKAMSMAINRDAIRQVVMRGQSEPAGMIAPPFVNGWTAEMDAESSTDVEGAKALLAEAGYGDGFSIRLDCPNDRYINDEAICQAAVGMLGQIGVTVNLDAKPKAQHFPLITDGKTDFYMLGWGVPTYDSEYVFNFLVHGRESDIGTWNGTGYDNDELDAKIKSLASNTDLDARNADIADIWRVVQDEQLYIPIHHQVLNWGMSENVGIEVDPEDQPRVKYFTMK; via the coding sequence ATGAAGAAAACTTCAACAATTCTCGCGGTTGCGGCGCTGATGTCGTCGGCGGCCGTGGTCAACGCCGAGACACTGCGCTGGGCGCGCGCGGGCGACGCCCTGACGCTGGATCCCCATTCGCAAAACGAAGGCCCCAGCCACACCATGCGTCACCAGATGTATGAGCCGCTGATCATCCGCGACACCGACGGCAATTTTGTCCCGACGCTGGCCACCGACTGGGCCCCGAGCGCTGACAACCCAAATGTCTGGGTGTTCAATCTGCGTCAGGGTGTGAAATTCCACGACGGTGCTGATTTCACCGCCGAGGACGTGGTATTCAGCTTTGAACGCGCAAAACAGCCTAATTCCGACATGAAAGAGCTGATTGGCTCGATCGTCGAAGTGCGCGCGGTCGACGATTTCACCGTCGAGATCGAAACATCCGGCCCCAACCCTATCCTGCCCTCGAACCTGACCAACCTTTTCATGATGGATAAGGATTGGACCGAGGCGAACAACACCGTAAACGTTCAAGATTTTGAAGGCGGCGAAATCACGTTCGCGACCACAAACGTCAACGGCACCGGCGCCTACACGCTCGTCAGCCGCGAGCCCGACGTGAAAACCGTGATGGCGCGCAACGAGAACTACTGGGGCATCGACGAATTCCCCATGGAAGTCAGCGAAATCGTCTATACGCCTATTCAGAACGCAGCCACGCGGGTTGCGGCACTACTGTCGGGTGAGGTGAACTTCCTTCAGGACATGCCGGTTCAGGATCTGGCGCGCGTTGATGGCTCAGACGGGCTGATGGTCAAACAGGCCCCGCAGAACCGCGTGATCTTTTTCGGGATGAACCTGGGCGCCGACGATATCGAAGCCGATAACATCGACGGCAAGAACCCCCTCGCCGATGTGCGTGTGCGCAAGGCGATGTCCATGGCGATCAACCGCGATGCGATCCGTCAGGTCGTGATGCGCGGCCAGTCAGAGCCCGCGGGCATGATCGCGCCGCCCTTCGTGAACGGCTGGACGGCTGAGATGGACGCCGAAAGCTCCACCGACGTGGAAGGCGCCAAGGCGCTGCTGGCCGAAGCAGGCTACGGCGACGGTTTCTCGATCCGTCTGGATTGCCCCAACGACCGCTACATCAACGATGAAGCGATCTGTCAGGCGGCCGTGGGCATGCTGGGTCAGATCGGCGTCACGGTGAACCTAGACGCCAAGCCAAAGGCGCAGCACTTCCCGTTGATCACCGACGGCAAGACGGACTTCTACATGCTGGGCTGGGGCGTTCCGACCTACGATTCGGAGTATGTGTTCAACTTCCTCGTGCACGGCCGCGAAAGCGACATCGGCACGTGGAACGGCACCGGCTATGACAACGACGAGCTGGATGCAAAGATCAAATCGCTGGCCTCGAACACCGATCTGGACGCCCGCAACGCGGACATCGCCGACATCTGGCGCGTGGTTCAGGACGAGCAGCTGTATATCCCGATCCACCACCAGGTGCTGAACTGGGGCATGAGCGAGAACGTCGGCATCGAAGTCGATCCCGAGGATCAGCCACGGGTCAAATACTTCACCATGAAGTAA
- a CDS encoding ABC transporter ATP-binding protein: protein MRLPRIFDGKRGRDIAFVAALGVAQAALMMVAAFATRVVFSALAQGDPFPASAVAALVAVPLCLAFVQAMARVLAETIGQSFAVDLRDTVFRAIAALPEAERSKRSLGGLSLRFVGDMAAARGWAGLGVTRLISGVIVLPIAAFTLWLLNPALALAGIAPIGMAMVLFVVIGRRLHRVHKNLRRRRAHVAIWAMERIDKAHELAAMGRLNRETGQLRKRGQRAAADAVTRIRTTSMLRMIPNASLGVGSAAVMMAALFLGLPTGETAAALAVLAILTIPLRQLVGVWDKHAAWKVARSKVEILIARADYRKIQPRTRIPLGVQLTHPEWEAPIEIAAGRAQTLPARVDWRGCLDALCGKTSEVRAGFEDGANPEVAVISPDPVILKGSLRRALTIGADKRPSDDALRDLIRGPAFDGFIQTDLDQRLAEAGKGLADTALLRIALIQAITRTPSIIVVEAAFWMDPAADALWEILRARSTSTVIAAPRHDTVLNYDNAA from the coding sequence ATGCGACTCCCGCGCATCTTTGACGGCAAACGGGGTCGCGACATCGCTTTTGTCGCGGCCCTCGGCGTCGCCCAGGCGGCCCTGATGATGGTCGCCGCTTTCGCCACACGGGTGGTCTTTTCCGCGCTGGCGCAGGGGGATCCGTTTCCAGCTTCAGCGGTCGCGGCCCTCGTGGCGGTGCCGCTCTGCCTTGCGTTTGTTCAGGCGATGGCCCGGGTCCTTGCAGAGACAATCGGCCAAAGCTTTGCGGTTGATCTACGCGATACGGTTTTTCGCGCCATTGCGGCCTTGCCGGAGGCGGAGCGGTCGAAACGCTCGCTCGGTGGTCTGTCGTTGCGGTTCGTGGGCGATATGGCGGCCGCGCGCGGATGGGCGGGGCTGGGCGTGACACGGTTGATATCGGGTGTGATCGTTCTCCCGATTGCGGCTTTCACGCTTTGGCTGCTCAACCCGGCGCTCGCTTTGGCCGGTATCGCTCCGATCGGGATGGCGATGGTCCTGTTTGTTGTGATCGGCCGGCGCCTTCATCGCGTGCACAAGAACTTGCGCAGACGTCGCGCGCATGTCGCGATCTGGGCGATGGAGCGGATCGACAAAGCGCATGAATTGGCGGCCATGGGTCGGCTCAATCGAGAAACCGGCCAATTGCGCAAACGCGGGCAGCGGGCGGCGGCGGACGCTGTGACCCGCATTCGCACAACGTCCATGCTCCGTATGATCCCCAATGCGTCGCTCGGCGTCGGGAGCGCTGCGGTCATGATGGCGGCGCTTTTCCTGGGCCTGCCGACCGGGGAAACGGCGGCAGCACTTGCTGTGCTGGCGATTTTGACCATTCCGCTGCGCCAGCTGGTTGGCGTCTGGGATAAGCACGCGGCTTGGAAGGTCGCGCGGAGCAAGGTGGAGATCCTGATTGCGCGTGCGGATTACCGAAAAATTCAGCCGCGCACCCGTATCCCGCTTGGCGTGCAGCTCACCCATCCCGAGTGGGAGGCGCCGATTGAAATCGCGGCCGGGCGCGCGCAAACGCTGCCTGCCCGTGTGGATTGGCGGGGATGCCTTGATGCGCTTTGCGGCAAGACAAGCGAGGTACGCGCCGGTTTTGAAGACGGGGCAAATCCCGAGGTTGCCGTCATCTCTCCCGATCCCGTTATCCTCAAAGGATCGTTGCGCCGTGCCTTGACGATAGGGGCCGACAAACGCCCGTCGGATGACGCGTTGCGTGACCTCATCCGCGGGCCTGCATTCGATGGCTTTATCCAGACCGATCTTGACCAGCGCCTTGCCGAAGCTGGCAAGGGATTGGCGGATACTGCTCTGCTGCGCATCGCCCTGATACAGGCGATCACGCGCACGCCGTCCATCATCGTTGTTGAAGCGGCGTTCTGGATGGATCCGGCGGCTGACGCCCTATGGGAGATCCTGCGTGCCCGCAGCACATCCACGGTGATTGCCGCACCACGGCATGATACGGTTTTGAATTATGACAATGCCGCCTAA
- a CDS encoding sensor histidine kinase has protein sequence MNVRIVSAATTAAILFLTLAVAGALLVQWSVSRTQFYTERMNLAHRSYEQHLLLSSHTYQLFKQFGDALLIGDRDEGAGERALVTLINEDIDVIRGIINAEIALVGEEELEELELLDRLEDKIRKIIGEFDRDLSERDPREAWTDLTVFLDTSIDRNFRELMDEALEEELEEVAETREELARTMWTMRTVSFAFLGLALLVSALLAVGYWTLVRKRAINLMDGVERMRRGELEHPPTVKGRDELGELGSLLRKTAANLLDQRQKLLTRNTDLEAAVADRTGELQRLLDDAKTAERNRRRLLSDVSHELRTPLTIIQGESDVALRSASTDKDYRDALTRARNAATHTASLVDDLLLIARKEEGKLSFRMESTDIGQLVRDVADLFHGKITLDLSAAKTTLPADKLRIRQSLLALLNNAKQHGGDAITLRLDEYNGLRISVIDNGDGLSDIEKAQVFDRFFRGSNAAGKYDNGTGLGLPVVRAVAEGHNGSVSVDDAPGGGTIFSIVLPYEQALKDVS, from the coding sequence ATGAACGTGCGAATTGTTTCTGCCGCAACGACGGCCGCCATCCTGTTTCTGACACTCGCTGTCGCGGGCGCGTTGCTTGTTCAGTGGAGCGTCTCGCGCACGCAATTCTACACCGAGCGGATGAATTTGGCCCATCGGTCTTACGAACAACATCTGCTTTTATCGAGCCATACCTACCAGCTGTTCAAACAGTTCGGTGATGCATTGTTGATTGGCGACCGAGACGAAGGCGCGGGGGAGCGCGCGCTGGTTACGTTGATCAACGAAGATATCGATGTCATTCGTGGCATCATCAACGCCGAAATCGCGCTGGTCGGGGAGGAAGAGCTCGAAGAGCTGGAGCTTTTGGACCGGCTGGAAGACAAGATCCGCAAGATCATTGGAGAGTTCGACAGAGACTTGTCGGAACGTGACCCACGCGAAGCCTGGACAGATCTCACCGTTTTTCTGGATACAAGCATCGACCGGAACTTCCGCGAGTTGATGGACGAAGCGCTTGAGGAAGAACTTGAGGAGGTCGCGGAAACGCGCGAAGAGCTGGCCCGTACCATGTGGACCATGCGGACGGTAAGTTTTGCCTTTCTCGGCCTTGCATTGCTTGTCTCTGCGCTGCTGGCCGTGGGATATTGGACTCTCGTGCGCAAGCGCGCGATCAACCTGATGGACGGGGTAGAGCGTATGCGCCGGGGTGAGCTGGAACATCCCCCGACGGTCAAGGGCCGCGATGAGCTGGGAGAGTTGGGATCGCTTTTGCGCAAGACAGCTGCAAACCTGCTTGACCAAAGGCAGAAGTTGCTCACCCGAAACACCGATCTGGAAGCCGCCGTCGCTGACCGCACGGGCGAGCTGCAACGTCTTCTTGACGACGCGAAGACCGCCGAACGCAATCGCCGCCGCCTGCTGTCGGACGTAAGCCACGAGTTGCGCACGCCGCTGACCATCATTCAGGGAGAGAGTGATGTGGCGCTGCGATCGGCCAGCACAGACAAAGACTATCGCGATGCTTTGACCCGCGCCCGAAATGCTGCAACGCACACGGCGTCTCTCGTCGACGACCTGTTGCTGATCGCGCGCAAAGAGGAAGGGAAGCTGTCATTCCGGATGGAATCGACGGATATCGGCCAGCTGGTGCGCGATGTGGCCGACCTTTTCCACGGAAAAATCACGCTTGATCTCAGCGCCGCCAAGACCACGCTGCCCGCCGACAAGCTGCGCATCCGCCAATCCTTGCTGGCCTTGTTGAACAACGCCAAACAGCATGGGGGCGATGCCATTACCCTGCGCCTTGATGAATACAACGGCCTGCGCATCAGCGTTATCGACAACGGCGATGGGTTGTCAGACATAGAAAAGGCCCAGGTCTTTGATCGGTTCTTCCGGGGGTCCAACGCGGCCGGAAAATACGACAACGGGACCGGCCTTGGTCTCCCCGTCGTTCGGGCCGTGGCAGAGGGCCATAATGGATCGGTCAGTGTCGACGACGCGCCCGGCGGCGGGACGATCTTTTCGATTGTCCTGCCCTATGAACAAGCTTTGAAAGACGTTTCATGA
- a CDS encoding response regulator transcription factor, giving the protein MTNVLIVEDEDQIADFIARGLKGEGWTTTRASSGEQALGLLADNVFDVVLLDIMLPGMSGHDVCARMRLKKDYTPVLMLTALDETDDKVAGLRKGADDYLPKPFDFDELIARISALARRESEYHATSEEPVEDEVIFDATALCLVVSGEKIELSSKERDFMAMLVKNAGRVLSRERILNAVWGLNEDPMTNTVDVYVRRLREKLGPHSARIATVRGIGYRYM; this is encoded by the coding sequence ATGACCAATGTTCTGATTGTCGAAGATGAAGACCAGATTGCGGACTTTATTGCACGTGGGTTGAAAGGCGAAGGCTGGACGACCACGCGCGCCTCCAGCGGTGAGCAGGCTTTGGGCCTTTTGGCCGACAATGTGTTCGACGTCGTTTTGCTGGATATCATGTTGCCCGGAATGTCGGGCCATGATGTCTGCGCCCGGATGCGGCTGAAGAAGGATTACACGCCCGTTTTGATGCTGACAGCGCTGGACGAAACCGATGACAAGGTGGCGGGTTTGCGCAAGGGTGCCGATGACTATTTGCCAAAACCGTTCGATTTTGACGAATTGATCGCCCGGATCTCGGCGCTGGCCCGACGCGAGTCAGAGTATCACGCGACGAGCGAAGAGCCCGTCGAAGACGAAGTGATATTCGACGCCACGGCCCTCTGTCTCGTCGTGAGCGGCGAGAAGATCGAACTGTCCTCAAAAGAACGGGACTTCATGGCGATGCTGGTCAAGAATGCGGGCCGCGTCCTGAGCCGCGAGCGCATCCTGAACGCGGTTTGGGGCCTGAATGAAGATCCGATGACGAATACAGTGGACGTCTACGTCCGGCGCCTGCGTGAAAAGCTTGGTCCGCACAGCGCTCGGATCGCAACGGTGCGCGGCATAGGATATCGCTATATGTAA
- a CDS encoding mechanosensitive ion channel family protein produces the protein MRALLFTLCLLAFAPQMSLAQTAGQPTGTIAVEASADQDAAIANRIRAILSELDGYDDVTVMVKAGIVTLRGSTLDTATAARLDELVGRVEGVVAIENNVAETTDVVRRLNPAVERFRARALQLAKFLPLAGVALCVFVLVVLFGFFIARRKQPWDRLAPNAFIADIYRQILRLLFIIGGLVAALDILNATALLSGILGAAGIVGLAIGFAVRDTVENFIASIMLSIRQPFRPNDTVEIEGDTGKVIRLTSRATILMSFDGNQIRIPNATVFKSRIVNFSRNAERRFSFEIGVDASEDDLANVRDLAENTIIALPFTLEKPAPDAWIDRIGEGSMVMQVTGWIDQTETSLVRAKGEAIRQVIAAVATAGYDMPNTTYRIEVPDGLKGAIANFDLTTAEPEPATAKSAPTPDPLPAQDVETREDELTEIVDQERTTERTDLLRENGAQE, from the coding sequence ATGCGCGCCTTGCTTTTCACGCTGTGCCTGCTGGCGTTCGCGCCGCAGATGTCGCTTGCCCAGACCGCGGGCCAACCCACCGGCACCATCGCTGTCGAAGCCTCTGCCGATCAGGATGCCGCCATTGCCAACCGCATCCGCGCGATCCTGTCCGAGCTTGACGGCTACGACGATGTCACCGTGATGGTGAAGGCAGGGATCGTGACCCTGCGCGGCAGCACGCTCGACACCGCCACCGCCGCGCGCCTTGACGAGTTGGTCGGCCGGGTCGAGGGGGTCGTCGCGATCGAGAACAACGTGGCAGAAACCACCGATGTCGTGCGCCGCCTGAACCCCGCGGTCGAGCGGTTCCGCGCCCGGGCACTGCAATTGGCCAAGTTCCTGCCGCTGGCGGGCGTGGCGCTGTGCGTCTTTGTACTGGTGGTGCTCTTTGGATTCTTCATCGCCCGACGCAAACAGCCATGGGATCGCCTCGCGCCGAATGCTTTTATCGCCGACATCTACCGGCAGATCCTGCGGCTTTTGTTCATCATCGGCGGGCTTGTCGCCGCGCTCGATATCCTCAATGCCACGGCGCTTTTGTCGGGGATTCTCGGGGCAGCGGGTATCGTGGGCCTCGCCATCGGTTTTGCCGTGCGCGACACGGTCGAGAACTTCATCGCCTCGATCATGCTGTCGATCCGCCAGCCGTTTCGCCCCAACGACACGGTCGAGATCGAGGGCGACACCGGCAAGGTGATCCGCCTCACCTCCCGCGCGACGATTCTGATGAGCTTCGACGGCAATCAAATCCGCATCCCCAACGCAACGGTGTTCAAGAGCCGGATCGTAAATTTCTCGCGCAACGCCGAACGGCGGTTCTCGTTCGAGATCGGCGTGGATGCCAGCGAGGACGATCTGGCCAACGTGCGCGATCTGGCCGAGAATACGATCATCGCCCTGCCCTTCACCCTCGAAAAACCCGCGCCCGACGCCTGGATCGACCGGATCGGCGAAGGGTCGATGGTGATGCAGGTCACGGGCTGGATCGACCAGACCGAAACATCGCTGGTGCGCGCCAAGGGGGAGGCCATCCGTCAGGTCATAGCCGCTGTCGCCACGGCAGGCTATGACATGCCCAACACCACCTACCGGATCGAGGTACCTGATGGATTGAAAGGCGCTATCGCAAATTTCGACCTGACCACCGCCGAGCCAGAGCCTGCTACCGCAAAGAGCGCGCCGACACCCGATCCGCTGCCCGCGCAGGACGTGGAAACCCGCGAGGACGAGCTGACCGAAATCGTCGATCAGGAACGCACAACTGAGCGCACGGATCTGCTGCGCGAGAATGGTGCGCAGGAATAA
- a CDS encoding NADPH:quinone reductase yields the protein MIAITYDRFGTAADVLSVSDLDTPAPGAGEVTVRMAVSGVNPSDIKSRAGTRPGVTKPAFPQVIPHSDGAGVIEAVGDGVEASRVGERVWIWNGQWQRAFGTAATHITLPSEQAVLLPAHVSFETGAVLGIPGLTAAEAVFGAGDVKGQTLLISGGGGTVGYLAVQLAKWGGARVIATSSPRDAERVRAAGAETVLDYRSDTLAADVLAANDGAFIDRVIEVEFGANVTLCSEVIKPNGVIAAYGSQIDMTPTLPFGPLLFKAATIDIILIYLLPLPARQERIGRLHRAFADGALHCPIAQTYPLAECAAAHEAVLAGGRAGAILVDCS from the coding sequence ATGATAGCCATCACCTACGACCGTTTCGGCACCGCTGCCGATGTCCTGTCCGTGTCGGATCTCGATACCCCGGCGCCCGGCGCGGGCGAGGTCACCGTGCGCATGGCGGTCTCGGGCGTGAACCCGTCGGATATCAAATCGCGCGCGGGCACCCGGCCCGGCGTCACCAAACCCGCCTTTCCCCAGGTCATCCCGCACAGCGACGGTGCAGGCGTGATCGAGGCCGTCGGCGACGGGGTTGAGGCCTCCCGCGTGGGCGAGCGTGTCTGGATCTGGAACGGCCAGTGGCAGCGCGCCTTTGGCACCGCCGCCACGCATATCACCCTGCCGTCGGAACAGGCCGTGCTGCTCCCTGCCCATGTCTCATTCGAGACCGGTGCGGTGCTGGGCATTCCGGGCCTTACCGCGGCAGAAGCGGTGTTTGGCGCGGGCGACGTGAAGGGCCAGACGCTGCTCATCTCGGGTGGGGGTGGCACAGTCGGCTATCTTGCTGTTCAGCTGGCCAAATGGGGCGGCGCGCGGGTGATCGCGACGTCCAGCCCACGCGACGCCGAACGCGTCCGCGCGGCGGGCGCCGAGACGGTGCTGGACTACCGCAGCGATACGCTCGCCGCCGATGTGCTTGCTGCCAACGATGGCGCATTCATCGACCGGGTGATTGAGGTAGAGTTCGGCGCGAACGTGACGCTGTGTTCAGAAGTCATCAAACCCAACGGCGTGATCGCCGCCTACGGCTCGCAGATCGACATGACCCCGACCCTGCCCTTTGGTCCGCTGCTGTTCAAGGCCGCGACGATCGACATCATCCTGATCTATCTTCTGCCCCTGCCCGCCCGACAAGAACGTATCGGCCGCCTGCACCGCGCGTTTGCCGACGGCGCGCTGCACTGCCCCATCGCGCAGACCTACCCGCTGGCCGAATGCGCCGCCGCCCACGAGGCCGTTCTGGCGGGCGGTCGGGCGGGCGCCATTCTGGTCGATTGCAGCTGA
- a CDS encoding SH3 domain-containing protein codes for MTSGLTAPVVASETSIGKVTKRPIPRYVSMKASEGNVRRGPSLSHRIDWVFKRRDMPLRITGEHGHWRRVEDRDGMGGWVHYSLLSGTRTVLVEKDMLTLHARPDARAPVNAALEMGVVARVSACEGEWCMLRSGGFKGWAPKARLWGVKPTEVFD; via the coding sequence ATGACATCGGGTCTCACGGCCCCCGTTGTCGCGTCCGAGACGAGCATCGGCAAGGTCACCAAACGCCCCATCCCCCGGTATGTCTCGATGAAGGCGTCCGAGGGCAACGTGCGCCGCGGCCCATCGCTGAGCCACCGCATCGACTGGGTCTTCAAGCGCCGCGACATGCCTCTGCGCATCACCGGAGAGCACGGCCACTGGCGCCGCGTCGAAGACCGCGACGGCATGGGCGGTTGGGTACACTATTCCCTTCTGTCCGGCACCCGCACCGTTCTGGTGGAAAAGGACATGTTGACCCTGCACGCCCGTCCCGACGCCCGCGCGCCGGTGAATGCAGCGCTTGAAATGGGCGTCGTCGCCCGCGTCAGTGCCTGCGAGGGCGAGTGGTGCATGCTCCGGTCAGGCGGATTCAAGGGCTGGGCGCCCAAGGCGCGGCTCTGGGGTGTAAAGCCCACGGAAGTCTTCGACTGA
- a CDS encoding 2-hydroxyacid dehydrogenase, which translates to MPKQPLSVVVTRRLPEIVETRLAELFDVRLRETDDPMTREELREAVQTCDVLVPTITDQIDNGLLGRAGARLKLIANYGAGVDNIDVATARQQGILVSNTPGVLTEDTADMTMGLILAVTRRMPEGMAKMQHDKWDGWAPNALLGGRISGRRLGILGMGRIGQAVAERAAAFGMQIHYHNRRRLRPEIEERLQATYWESLDQMVARMDVISVNCPHTPSTFHLMNARRLKLMKPEAVIVNTSRGEVIDENALTRMLRAGEIKGAGLDVYEHGVEINPRLRELDNVVLLPHMGSATLEGRIEMGEKVIINIKTFDDGHRPPDQVVPSML; encoded by the coding sequence ATGCCAAAACAGCCCCTGAGTGTTGTAGTCACGCGACGGTTGCCCGAAATCGTCGAGACCCGATTGGCGGAACTCTTTGACGTGCGCCTGCGCGAAACCGACGACCCCATGACCCGCGAAGAGTTGCGCGAAGCGGTGCAGACCTGTGATGTTTTGGTGCCGACGATCACGGACCAGATCGACAACGGGCTGCTGGGCCGCGCGGGCGCGCGGCTCAAGCTGATCGCCAACTACGGCGCGGGGGTCGACAACATCGATGTGGCCACCGCGCGGCAACAGGGCATCCTTGTGTCCAACACGCCCGGTGTGCTGACCGAGGATACCGCCGATATGACGATGGGTCTGATCCTTGCGGTGACCCGGCGCATGCCAGAGGGCATGGCCAAGATGCAGCACGACAAATGGGACGGCTGGGCGCCCAACGCGCTGTTGGGCGGGCGGATTTCGGGGCGGCGTCTGGGCATTCTGGGCATGGGCCGGATCGGGCAGGCCGTGGCCGAACGTGCGGCGGCCTTTGGCATGCAGATCCATTACCACAACCGCCGTCGCCTGCGCCCCGAGATCGAAGAGCGTCTGCAGGCGACTTATTGGGAAAGCCTCGATCAGATGGTGGCGCGCATGGACGTGATTTCGGTCAATTGTCCGCATACGCCGTCGACGTTTCATCTGATGAATGCGCGCAGGCTCAAGCTGATGAAGCCCGAGGCGGTGATCGTGAATACTTCGCGCGGCGAGGTGATCGACGAAAATGCACTGACGCGCATGCTGCGCGCGGGCGAGATCAAGGGCGCGGGCCTCGACGTCTACGAGCACGGGGTGGAAATCAATCCGCGCCTGCGTGAGCTCGATAACGTGGTGCTGTTGCCTCATATGGGGTCGGCCACGTTGGAGGGGCGGATCGAGATGGGCGAGAAGGTGATCATCAACATCAAGACCTTCGACGATGGGCACCGGCCGCCGGATCAGGTTGTGCCCTCGATGCTGTAG